In the genome of Chloroflexota bacterium, the window TAGGTGATGAACGGCGTGTCGTAGGCGCTGCTGCCGTTCCAGAGGCGACGGTAGGCTCCGTAGGCGTTGCCGTGTCCCCACCAGGTTACCAGGCCGTAGCCGCCCGCCCAGGTGGACGTCATGCTGGAGAGGGTGAGCGCGCCCTCGTGGGGGAGGGAGGTGGCGGGTGGGTTCTCCTCGTACAGGCGATAGGTCGTGAACCCCGCCGCGGTCAGATAGCGGTTGCGCATCTCCTCGCCCAGGTAGCCGCCGTCGGTCTGGATGCCCCCCCCGCTGGTGTAGCCCTGGATGGCCATGGCCAGGAGGGCCTTGCGCCGCCAGGTGCCGTCGGTCGTGGCGTAGGTCATCGTCTTCTGCAAGATCGGCCCCACGACCGACTCGCTGTCAAAGGGGATGCGCCCCACCCACAGTTCGGCTGCAAAATCCGGCGCGTCCTCGCCCCGCTCGCCGAAGTAGCCGTCGCCGTCGGCATCCCAGTTGCCGGTGAGATCGGCATAGTAGGCGTCGGTCGGCGTGGGCCAGTTGCCGCCGTGATCGGTGGGGCTGGGGTAGACCGTCTTCATGGGCACGGTGGACGCGCTCCCGATGATGAGCAGGTAGCGCAGGCCCCAAGGGCCGTAGCGGTTGATGAGGAAGTTGCGGATCTTGTCGGCGGATTCGGCGCCAGGGAAGCCCGCCCAGTCCGACGGCGTGGCGATGTACACGGCAAAGCCAAGGCCAGCCTTGTGCGCGGCGAAGTCCTGCACCGCCTGCGAGGCGGCGAGGGTGGCGCTGGTGAGGATGAGGTATCCCTGTGCGGCTTGGGCTTCGGGGCCTGCGCTGTACCACTCGCGGGCCTGGTCGGCGTTGGACAGGGGGAGCGACTCCCAGTCCCCGCGCCGCGTCGGCAGGGAGGGCCCTGGCGCGCGCGTGTATCGCACGCTCACACTGACGCGGCGTGTGAGCGTCAGCGCGCCGGTGCGCGGGTCGTAGCGAAACGGGAAGAAGTGCAGCCGCGCGAACACCACGCCGCCCACGGCGTGGGTGCCCTCTAGCGCCACGGGCGCGTCGGGAAACGGCTGGGTCAGTTCCAGTTGCGCGATTCGGCCGTCGTCGGAGACCTGGGGCGGGACCCGCGACAGGTTCCAGCCCTCGCCCAGGGGTTCGCTTTGCGCCTCCTGCACCACGACGGACAGCGCGCGGGTTCCGGGCGGCAGGGCCACATCCACGACGCGCACGGGCAGCGCGGGGTAGCCGGGGATCAGCGCGGTCTGGAAGCCGTCCATGACAAGGCGCACCGCGCCATCGGCTTCGGGCAGGGCCTGGTAGGGGGCGCTTTCCAGCGTGAGCGAAACGGAGGAGCCGCCGGCGGCATCCTGCGCGAAGACAGGCGCGGCCAGCGTCAGGGCGAGCGCAACGACAGAGACCAACGAAACCGCACGAATAAGGACGCGCATCCTCTTCCCTCGGACGGGATTGTACACCGCCATTGTACTCCGCGGCAAGTCCGAGGGCAATGGGAAAAGCGTACCATTGGGCTCGCGGGGCGGGGAGGAGGAGAATGAGGAACGCTATGTCGCGTTCACCGCCACGCAGGTGGTGGAGCGCAGGACGCCCTCGCAGTTCTGCACCTGCTCCAGGACGAACCGAGGCAGGTCGTCAAAGTGCTCAAACTTCGCCAGGACGATGATGTCATAGGGGCCCGTAACGACGTGGGAGTGCACGACCTCTTTGCTGGCTTTCAGGCGTTTCTGCACGGCAGCCGTCCGACCTGCCTGCACCTCAATCAGAATGTACGCCAGAATCTCTTCCATAGCGCCCTCCTCATGCCTCGTCTGGCGCAAAGAACACCTCGCAGGCTACGCCCTCTCGGTCCTGCAGGACGGGCACCGGCACAACCGCCAGGCGTCCGGCGATAGCCCGCCGTTCTCGCATGGCTTCAGCCAATGGGTGCAGGTTCAGGTTCTTCAGGTAGCAACGTTGGCCACCCTCTTCGGCATCCGCTTGCCTGAGCCAAAGGCTTTGGAAGACCTTCTGCTCAAAACGCGGGGTTCGCTCCATGGCAATCTGACGCGCCTGGCGAACCACGGGGTGCACGTCTCCCCCAATCGCGTAGTAAAGCGGATTCTCAAACGACGGCAGGTCATGGCCCAGGGCTGTGATCCCACGGTCAGCGAGCCAATTCAGGGCTTCTGGGTCTATATACGGGTGGCAAAGGAAAGCTGCCCAGCCTTCCAGTGCCGGGTTGTTGTAACTGTTGCCGTAGCGGTTGAAGCGGAAGGTCCAATCGGTGCGGAACAGGACAAACCAGTCCGACAGGTCCTCGTCCACAGGAATGCCCTTCCACACCTCCTCCAGATCATCCTCCCGAATCGCCAACTGCTGGATGAGGAGCCACAGGAACTCTCCGTCTTTCACGACCTTCATGTCCAGCAAGCATGTCTGAGCATCCAGTGGGTCGGTGGAGTCGCGGACAAGTACCGGCTCAAGGACCTTCTGCTTGCCCGTGAAATCCAGCACCAAGGCGCGGCGGATCTGGGGGCTTAGGTTTGCGGCAGCGGAAGGTGTGAGCGCATCGGCATGGGGCAGGTCCAGGTGGGTGAGGCCGTGCACGGCCAAGAAGTAGGCTGCGTAGTAATCCATGTCCGTAGCGTGCCGGTACACGCTGACGAACGGGCTGGGGTGCCCGCGCAGTCCGGTGATCTGGCGGTACTCTAGGCTGATTCGCACCGCCCGCGCGAAGTCAAAATTCATCACGAATGCACCTCGTAAGGTTCGTATTTCCGGACTTCGTCCCAGTTGAAGTCCCGAATAAACGCTGTAACCATCTTTGTCTGGGCCATGTTCTCCGCCACGCTACGCACGATTTCGCGGATGTCCTCAGGCCCTCGGAGAGACATCACCGTGCCCAGACGAGGCGGGCGCTGACTCTCCATCAAGGCTTTGCTAACGAGGTAGGGATCCAGAAACAGCAGAATGGTCTCAAACATCAGGCAAAACGGTGTTCCCGCTTCCCCCAGTAGGGAATCGTCCTGCAATCCCTCCAGCCGCCTATCCAAGTCCCAGAGTTTCCGGTCAAACGTAACGAGCCAGAAGAGATGGGCCAGGCTAAGGGACTCGGTCTTGAGCGCCTCCTCGCATGGTGGTGGCACCAGGTTGTCGGGCAGAAGGCGGCGCAGAGCGGCTACGGTGGCCAGAGCCACCGCATCGTGGCGTACCAGGGCCATGTGGCGGGTCAGTTTCCCCGACCGGTCCGACAATACGATTTGCAACTGGTCCAGGAACCGCGTCGCATACTCATCCCGCGTTTTGGCGAAGAGCGCGTCCTTTTCAAGATATTCCAGGGCGCGCCGCCCCGATTTGGCTCGCTCGGCAAGTCGCTGGTAGCGTGCCCATATCTCCTCCTGAAACTGATGCCAACTGCGCCACGACTCGCGGAAGTACGAGGCCACGAAACTCGGCACGTTCGCCGCCTGGATCACAGCATGAATGTCGGGGTCGGGCATGCTTTGGAGGTAGGCCACCAACTGCTGCGCCAGTTCCAGGTGGCCTCTGAGTTCAACCTCGGTGTCCTTGGTCCAGATGACATTGATGTCGTTCTCAAAGAGGAATCGGAGAATTCGCTGCGCGCGCCCGTGCAGGGGATCCGAGCGTGCCAGCGCCGCGATGATGACGTTGGTATCAGGGTACACGAAGATGCAGGAGAGGTTGCGGGAAAGGCGCGCCTTCAACTCCTCGTCGTAGGGCCAGACGCGACGGAACAGGTGCTCGTAGGCGCGCTGGAGCAGCCAGTGCTCCAAGTGGGGCGTCATCTCCAACCCGCCCCGTTGGATGAAGCCGCATGCCCTCTCCAGCGCCCGAGCCAGCCGGGCGGCTTCGGGGGCGCGAGCCTCCCCTAGCCCGAAGGTGGCCTGGACATCGGTGGCGCAGTCGGGGGGCACCTCCTCGCGCAGGGATTTCGCCAGCGGGGCCAGAAACAGCCGTATGGCCAGATTGGGGGATAGCGCGCGCCAGTACTCGGTGAAACGCTCTTTGAGGCTGCCATCCGGAGAGCCCAGGGCCTGGCGGTAGGCTTCCTCCACCTCGCGCACAAGCGCATCCCGCGCGATCCCGCCCGAGGCCACGTCTTTGACCAGGCCCGCATAGACCAGGGTGGCAAAGTCCGCGTAGCAGTCGTCCAGGAGCCGCGCGCGCTGTTCCTCCACGCGCTTCAGCCGCTTGTCGCCCAGGGGCGTGAGCCGGTACGCGTTTTCCCTGAACTGCACGTCGGGGACGGCTTCTATCCACTTCTCTCGTAAGGCGTGGGCAATGCTGTCCTCAAAGGCGATGCGCGTGCGGCGGCTCTTCCAAATCTCAAAGCCCAGGCGCTCGGTGAAGTCGGCCTCTATTTTGCCTTGGGGCACCTCCTTGCCGGTGCGGCTCTGCGAGGCGATGGAATCCAGGAGCCAATGGCAGAAGACCTCCTTACGGATGTCGTCTAGTCCAGGGTCATACAGGAGTTGAATCTGGGTTTCCACGACCTCACCTTTCCAGATGCATGCGCGCAGCGCAAACGGCCGTGTGAAGGCTTACCCGCGGCCGATTTGCGAGCGAATCCCAAAATAAGCCGACAGTTCGGAAGGGCGTCTTTGCCGGGTGGCTTCCATGACCTCGCGCTGCCAATCCTTGATGAGGGCTTCGGAGTCCTGCGTGTTCAGGTTGACCTGCGCGGGCAGCGGCTTGGGCTGCTGTTCTGCGGGGCCGCCCGGGATCGCAGCGCCGACCCTGGCAATCATCGCGGGCAGGTCCAGGGTCTTGAGGATACGGATTACATCTTCGCGCTGCGCGGGGGCTAGGCTCGGGTCCTCCGCAACGCGCAGGATGGCGGCGGTTACCTCGTGAATCAGGGCGCTGACCTCGGGCGAGATACCCGGCTGCAGCCCGGACGAGGGCAGTGGACTGCGCCGTGGGGCGTACCCCGCCGCCACGAGCAACTGATCGGTCTCGGCGGGTGAGAGCCGAAGTGCGCTGGCGATGCGGAGAATGGTGTCTGCGGGGGGTGGGTTCCTGTCGCCTTTCTCAATGCGGTTCAGATGGCTGGGGCTGATGCCCGCCGCCTTGGCGAGGGCTGATTGCGAAAGGCCGGATGCCTTCCGCTTGCGCTTCAGAAGGGATGCGAATTCAAGAGCCACATAAGACCTCCCGAAAGAGATAACTCATTATACCATGATTTTGCCACTTTGTCAATACCCTGTTGCCTTGAATTTGCGGTGGGTGGCGAAACGATGCCCGTCTGACAATGATTTGAAAAACGTCTGTGTCAATTGGACAAAGTACTTGACAAATTGGAAAAAATATAGTATAATACAACCAAAAGAACTCGTGCACGTTGACAATTTAGCAATGCATGGCCGCAGGCCATGGCAGCCCCGCTGCGAAGTGGCGACCCCAACAACCGAAAGCGGTCCACCATCCGATGGACTAGGGGAAGGGGGTGATGGCGATGAGTTTCCGATCAGCCGTACAGTTCCTGATGTGGGTTCTGACCCTGGTGTTCGTGTTCCTGGTCGCCCTCTTCGCGGGGTTCGGCTACGGCCCGCTGGCCATTGCATTCGGCGTTCTGGCATCGGTACTTGCCGGGCTGGCGCTCACCGTGCACGGTTACGTTACACCGCAGTGCACCGCGACAGTGTTCCGCGACCCCAACAACTACGTAACGCGGATTGTGACGGAGGGTCAGCACATCCTGTACACCACGCTCCGTGAGCATCCGGCCGAGGTCATTGACACGGGCATCAAGAGCACCGAAGACCGCTACGATGGCTTCCGAACCAAAGACAACGTGCCGATTGACATCCGTGTCAAACTGTACTTTCGGTTGGACCCGACGCTCATCCGCGAAGACGAGTTGCCGCAGTTGGTCGTGCTGAACGAGGAAGCGTGGAAGAGCCTGGTTCGCACGGTTACCAAAGGCACGGTGCTCACCTACATCGGGCAGCAGCGATACCGCCACATCGTCCCCAGCGAGCGCCGCGACGCCCTGTGCGCCGCGTTGAGCCGGGAAGCGGGCAATGCCTTGCGCAGCCTCGGCGTCATCATCTCGCCGGGCTTCGGCGTGAGCATCCAGGACATCCAGCCGACCAACGCCATCCTGGAGGCGACCGTGGAGCAGACCGCTGCCCCGCTCAAGGGCCAGGCAGCCGTAGAGGCGCTGGCGCCCATCGCCAACGAGTACGGCGAGCAGGAGGCGCTGAGGGCTGCTGTCGCCGCCGCGATCATCACGACCGGAACCGTGCCGTTGGTGTTGCAGGAAGAGGTGGAGCGAGGAGTGATTTCCGTGGCGCGTCCGAAGAAGCCGGCCGCGTGAGGCCGGATGTCCCGAGATTACAGCCTGCTACGCCTCATGGGTGTTCGGAGGCGAGTTGCCGCTCTCGGCAGGGGCTACCAGGATGCCGGCAGGGGTGCAGGAAGTTCACCGCATCGGTTTGGGACACTGTATCGGAGGGCGCCGGACGGCGTGAAGGGAGGGTCGCGTCCGAGGAGGTGCGCCATGGAGGGAATGCTCATTCTCATCGCCGGCTGTCTGCTCCTGATCCTGTACCTGTCGGTCAGGTTGTGGATCGCCGAGCACGACCGGAATCTGCTCCTAGAGAATGTCAGCATTGCTCCGGTTGACTACGGCGCCGGATGGGGGGCTCTGCTGGCCTTCCTGATGATGATGGCTATGCTCGGGATCGCAGTTCTCTGGCTAGTCGGCGCGATCTAGTTGTGTTGGGCGGCGTGAATGCGCCGCCCAACGCGCGTTATTGAATCTCGCTGCTCCAACAGAGTGCTCACATCTCCATTTTGGCCTGTCGGGGCAGGGAACGCGCTAGACGTAGGGCAAATTGCCAATTTGCCCTACATAGGTCTCCTGGCACTGTGCTACCGCATCGTGCGTTCTCACGAAAAAGCAAGCGTCAATAGTAGACCACGCACATAAAGCGTGCCCCACCGGTTGTGTATTGGTGTCCCGACCTCCCAATCTTTTCCCTCCCCGCCTTTTGAGAGTATAATGCTCTTGATACTCGCATCGGAGGAGTTCATGACGTCCAACACCGTGCGCGTCCGTTTCGCGCCAAGCCCAACGGGGTACCTGCACGCCGGCGGCGCTCGCACCGCCCTATTCAATTTCCTGTTCGCGCGCCATCACGGCGGCTCCTTCATCCTGCGCATTGAGGACACCGACCAGACCCGCTACGAACCCGACGCCCTCAACGACATCATGGACAGCCTGCGCTGGCTCGGCATCCTCTGGGATGAAGGCCCCGAAGTCGGCGGCCCCTACGGCCCCTACTTCCAGTCCCAGCGGCTGCACCTCTACAAGCACTACGCCGAGGAACTCGTCCGCATGGGCGCAGCCTATCGCTGCTACTGCTCCCCCGAACGCCTGGAGGCCATGCGCCAGGAGCAGGTCGCCCGCGGCGAGTCGCCCGGCTACGACCGCCACTGCCGCTACCTCACTGCCAAGCAGATCGCCGACTACGAGGCCCAGGGCATCGTGCCCGTCATCCGCCTCATGGCCCCGCTAGAGGGCCAGACGTCTTTCCACGACGTCATCCGTGGCACCATCACCGTAGACAACCGCACCCTGGACGATATGGTGCTTCTGAAATCCGACGGCTACCCCACCTACCACCTGGCCAACGTGGTGGACGATCACCTGATGGAGATCACCCACATCATGCGCGCCGACGAGTGGATTCCCTCCACGCCGCGCCACCAGATCATCTACAAGGCCCTGGGATGGACGCCGCCCATCTACGCTCACCTGCCCGTCATCCTGGATCCCAGCGGCAAGGGCAAGATGAGCAAGCGCAAGAAACGCACACCCGACGGGCGGGAGTTCCCCGTCCTCATCCGCGAGTTCCGCGCCGCGGGCTACCTGCCCGAAGCCATGTTCAACTTCCTGGCGCTCGTGGGCTGGTCCTACGACGACAAGACCGACATCCTGACGCCAGAGCAGATCATTGGCCGATTTGACCTTTCGGGCATCAACGCCGCCCCCGCCGCCTTTAGTTACGACAAGTTGGAATGGATGAATGGGGTGTACATCCGCGCGCTGCCCGCGGCAGACCTCGCCCGCCGCATCCAGCCCGTGCTGGCCCAAGCGGGCCGCGAAGCCGACCTCGCCATGCTGGAGCGCATCGTGCCCCTCATCCAGGAGCGCATCAAGACGCTGAACGACGCGGTGGCCATGACCGACTTCTTCTTCTCCGACCCGCTCGGCTACGACCCGCACCTGCTCATCGGCAAGAAGATGTCGGCGGAAACCACCCTGGAAGCCCTGCGGCTCGCCGTGCGGGTGCTCCAGACTGCCGAGTTCACCGAGGCGCACCTGGAGGAATCGCTGCGCGCGGCGGCCGAGTCGCTGGGCCTGAAACCCGGCGACTTCTTCACCCCCATCCGAGTTGCCGTTACGGGAAAGACCGTGTCGCCGCCGCTGTTCGGGACGCTCGCCATCCTGGGCCGCGATCGCGTCCTGCGCAGGCTTGAGTACG includes:
- a CDS encoding Lrp/AsnC ligand binding domain-containing protein, with the protein product MEEILAYILIEVQAGRTAAVQKRLKASKEVVHSHVVTGPYDIIVLAKFEHFDDLPRFVLEQVQNCEGVLRSTTCVAVNAT
- a CDS encoding cyclase family protein; the protein is MMNFDFARAVRISLEYRQITGLRGHPSPFVSVYRHATDMDYYAAYFLAVHGLTHLDLPHADALTPSAAANLSPQIRRALVLDFTGKQKVLEPVLVRDSTDPLDAQTCLLDMKVVKDGEFLWLLIQQLAIREDDLEEVWKGIPVDEDLSDWFVLFRTDWTFRFNRYGNSYNNPALEGWAAFLCHPYIDPEALNWLADRGITALGHDLPSFENPLYYAIGGDVHPVVRQARQIAMERTPRFEQKVFQSLWLRQADAEEGGQRCYLKNLNLHPLAEAMRERRAIAGRLAVVPVPVLQDREGVACEVFFAPDEA
- a CDS encoding helix-turn-helix domain-containing protein, whose translation is MALEFASLLKRKRKASGLSQSALAKAAGISPSHLNRIEKGDRNPPPADTILRIASALRLSPAETDQLLVAAGYAPRRSPLPSSGLQPGISPEVSALIHEVTAAILRVAEDPSLAPAQREDVIRILKTLDLPAMIARVGAAIPGGPAEQQPKPLPAQVNLNTQDSEALIKDWQREVMEATRQRRPSELSAYFGIRSQIGRG
- a CDS encoding glutamate--tRNA ligase codes for the protein MTSNTVRVRFAPSPTGYLHAGGARTALFNFLFARHHGGSFILRIEDTDQTRYEPDALNDIMDSLRWLGILWDEGPEVGGPYGPYFQSQRLHLYKHYAEELVRMGAAYRCYCSPERLEAMRQEQVARGESPGYDRHCRYLTAKQIADYEAQGIVPVIRLMAPLEGQTSFHDVIRGTITVDNRTLDDMVLLKSDGYPTYHLANVVDDHLMEITHIMRADEWIPSTPRHQIIYKALGWTPPIYAHLPVILDPSGKGKMSKRKKRTPDGREFPVLIREFRAAGYLPEAMFNFLALVGWSYDDKTDILTPEQIIGRFDLSGINAAPAAFSYDKLEWMNGVYIRALPAADLARRIQPVLAQAGREADLAMLERIVPLIQERIKTLNDAVAMTDFFFSDPLGYDPHLLIGKKMSAETTLEALRLAVRVLQTAEFTEAHLEESLRAAAESLGLKPGDFFTPIRVAVTGKTVSPPLFGTLAILGRDRVLRRLEYALRVLSEATPAVSD